A window of the Brassica napus cultivar Da-Ae chromosome C5, Da-Ae, whole genome shotgun sequence genome harbors these coding sequences:
- the LOC106416831 gene encoding glycine-rich RNA-binding protein 2-like yields MHSGSHGGGGSGYWSGGCGGYGYEGGGYSSGGGGYSIGGGGGGYSGGVGYGGGCRDGSGYPGGGCGCYGHVGGYSGVEVVTREEDEVVVDTVDVEVMRVEDKKVKAMVEKGSREKLIRNII; encoded by the exons atgcatAGTGGAAGCCATGGTGGAGGTGGCAGTGGATATTGGAGTGGAGGTTGTGGTGGTTATGGATATGAAGGTGGTGGATACAGTAGTGGTGGAGGTGGTTATTCAAtaggaggaggtggtggtggataCAGTGGAG GTGTTGGATATGGAGGTGGCTGCCGTGATGGCAGTGGATACCCCGGTGGAGGGTGTGGTTGTTATGGACACGTAGGTGGATATAGTGGTGTGGAGGTGGTTACTCGAGAGGAGGATGAAGTGGTGGTTGATACAGTCGACGTGGAAGTCATGAGGGTGGAGGATAAGAAGGTGAAAGCCATGGTGGAAAAGGGAAGCAGAGAAAAGCtaataagaaatataatttaa